From Grus americana isolate bGruAme1 chromosome 11, bGruAme1.mat, whole genome shotgun sequence, a single genomic window includes:
- the DALRD3 gene encoding LOW QUALITY PROTEIN: DALR anticodon-binding domain-containing protein 3 (The sequence of the model RefSeq protein was modified relative to this genomic sequence to represent the inferred CDS: deleted 1 base in 1 codon) encodes MAAREHCAPRPTWRPPASAGEGERACDVTSSLSGGSRGRARMETGQGRPGVAATLRALNGALGRPAALWVKESGARNLRHRDFLAPRAALSAAFPGGQVPDDVVAGVTSLGGPGVLAVRGCQETPAGLAVQLRRPEAFRRLLGPLPGPAPGPPAGWVVLHCPALRSSAALRPRHLRPLLLADHLAQLLRTQRVGVRLVPALAEEGSREVLRQLRVDWPSGSGGSDLPGTISALKEALGQCPCAAACEQGPGTATLPDDVICKVHLKSFVEQQGLVGYDPNLDVLLVTEGKLRSLAELQQAVLECVAAGQGSHCSIVHVVSCEEEFQQQQLDLLWRILDPGAHTALQKHLVCGPVKVTNPSSPIGADQYFQLRKRQMYEASVMKYGELAQDETWTEVIDALTVAAIRFEMLSTAHRSQITLDLEDSSISTKGTKSGAFVMYNCARLATLFDTYQRAVERGTYPPLPPASELNFSCLQEEGEWLLLFKYLLPFPEVLQQAAQLPEPTKGIRITANTETVCKFLIQLSMDFSSYYNRVHILGEPFPHLFDQMFARLQLLGAVRDVFHSALATLHLPPLSQI; translated from the exons ATGGCCGCCCGGGAGCACTGCGCGCCGCGCCCAACATGGCGGCCGCCTGCGAGCGCCGGGGAGGGCGAGCGGGCCTGTGATGTCACTTCCAGCCTG AGCGGCGGAAGCCGCGGCCGGGCTCGCATGGAGACGGGCCAGGGCCGGCCAGGGGTGGCAGCGACGCTGCGGGCGCTGAACGGGGCACTGGGGCGGCCCGCCGCGCTCTGGGTGAAGGAGAGCGGCGCCCGCAACCTGCGGCACCGGGACTTCCTGGCGCCGCGGGCCGCGCTGAGCGCCGCCTTCCCCGGGGGACAG GTGCCCGATGACGTCGTGGCGGGCGTGACGTCATTAGGAGGCCCGGGTGTGCTAGCGGTGCGAGGCTGCCAGGAGACACCGGCGGGGCTGGCGGTGCAGCTGCGGCGTCCCGAGGCTTTCCGGCGCCTGCTGGggcccctgcccggcccggccccggggccgccggCGGGGTGGGTGGTGCTGCACTGCCCGGCCCTGCGCAGCTCCGCCGCCCTGCGGCCCCGCCACCTCCGCCCGCTCCTGCTGGCCGACCACCTGGCCCAGCTGCTGCGCACCCAGCG GGTCGGTGTCCGCCTGGTCCCTGcccttgctgaggaggggagtcGGGAGGTCCTGCGGCAGCTCCGTGTCGACTGGCCCTCCGGCTCCGGGGGCTCGGACCTCCCTGGCACCATCTCGGCCTTGAAGGAAGCGCTGGGACAGtgcccctgtgctgcagcctgcgAGCAGGGGCCAGGCACAGCCACGCTGCCTGACGATGTCATCTGTAAAGTGCACTTGAAGAGCTTCGTGGAGCAGCAGGGCTTGGTGGGCTACGACCCCAATCTCGATGTCCTTCTTG TCACAGAGGGGAAGCTGCGGTccctggctgagctgcagcaagcCGTGCTGGAGTGCGTG GCTGCAGGCCAGGGGAGCCACTGCAGCATCGTGCATGTGGTGAGCTGCGAGGAGGaattccagcagcagcagctggatcTGCTCTGGAGGATTTTGGATCCAGGAGCCCACACAGCTTTGCAG AAACACCTTGTCTGTGGGCCAGTGAAGGTGACAAACCCCTCATCACCCATTGGGGCAGACCAGTACTTCCA GCTCCGAAAGCGCCAGATGTATGAAGCCTCCGTGATGAAGTACGGGGAGCTTGCGCAAG ATGAGACCTGGACTGAGGTGATCGATGCCCTCACAGTGGCTGCCATCAGGTTTGAGATGCTGAGCACTGCTCACCGCAGTCAG ATCACCCTGGACCTGGAGGACAGCAGCATCTCCACGAAGGGAACCAAGAGCGGTGCCTTCGTGATGTACAACTGTGCCCGGCTGGCCACGCTCTTCGACACCTACCAGCGGGCTGTGGAGCGGG GCACGTACCCACCTCTGCCACCAGCGTCAGAACTGAacttctcctgcctgcaggaagAG GGCGAATGGCTCCTGCTCTTCAAGTatctcctgcccttccctgaagtcctgcagcaggcagcgcAGCTGCCTGAACCCACCAAGGGGATCCGGATCACAGCCAACACAGAGACA GTATGCAAGTTCCTGATCCAGCTCAGCATGGATTTCAGCTCCTACTACAACCGGGTCCACATCCTGGGG GAGCCGTTCCCTCACCTCTTTGACCAGATGTTTGCCCgcctccagctgctgggagctgtgaGGGATGTGTTCCACAGCGCGCTGGCGACCCTGCACCTCCCTCCTCTCAGCCAGATCTGA
- the NDUFAF3 gene encoding NADH dehydrogenase [ubiquinone] 1 alpha subcomplex assembly factor 3 yields MAVAALRLLGPAARRAAGGVPCRAHRLTPADDELYQRTRVTVLEPESPNTVFIEGYTTRGFTISGDLVVGPCAILPRAILQWNVGSYRDISHESLSLFRLLEPQIEILVLGTGDRVERLHPTMLKQMRECGIAVEVQDTPNACATFNFLTSERRMAAAGLIPPRGTYTGM; encoded by the exons ATGGCGGTGGCGGCGTTGCGGCTGCTGGGtccggcggcgcggcgggcggcgggcgg GGTGCCGTGCCGGGCTCACCGCCTCACACCGGCGGACGACGAGCTCTACCAGCGGACGCGGGTGACGGTGCTGGAGCCGGAGTCCCCCAACACCGTGTTCATCGAGGGCTACACCACCCGCGGCTTCACCATCAGCGGGGACCTGGTGGTGGGGCCCTGCGCCATCCTGCCCCGCGCCATCCTCCAGTGGAAC GTTGGTTCCTACAGGGACATCTCGCATGAGAGTCTGTCGCTGTTCCGGCTGCTGGAGCCCCAGATAG AGATCCTGGTGCTGGGCACGGGAGACAGAGTGGAGCGGCTCCACCCCACCATGCTGAAGCAGATGCGGGAGTGCGGAATCGCTGTGGAGGTGCAGGACACG CCAAATGCGTGCGCAACCTTCAACTTCCTAACCAGTGAAAGGCGCATGGCAGCTGCTGGGCTCATCCCTCCACGGGGCACCTACACAGGGATGTAG